A window of Saccharomyces paradoxus chromosome XIII, complete sequence genomic DNA:
GGATTTGTTATCCAGATATAGCTTCGTGAAAAGACAAAGACATTGGCAAAATAGCTGGTATTTGGATCCTTTCACTCTTCTTATTGTATACTCAGGGCTTttgtattttattttaccTGGAGCACGATATTGAAATGGACAAACTGCGACATGTGCAACAAACCGTGTTCGATCATCTGTGTACTTGAAGCAGTACTCACAAACGAAAAGAGTGTCTAACCAGTATTGGCCGCTCGAAACAGAGGAAGGCTGACCCTTGGACTCAGAGCACCCTAGTCTTTTTGTTTCAGGATCGAAATAAACGGCGCTCCCGTACCAAGTAGGAAATCTTTTACTCAAGCCAAACTGAATCTGTCTTATGTTCCTTTCATTCAGTATTCCATATAGCATCTCTTTccgaatttttttaatcttCGCTGAGGGTTTATTCTTGCCTTTTCCAccattcttctttcctttgaGTTGCTGAGCAGTTGCTGTGAGTGGTTGACCTAGAGATCctgccatttttttcaggatCGAAAACGAAGAGCAGCCAAAAAGTAGCAACCGCTAATATCAATGAGCGACCTTCAATTTAACAGATTCTTAGAGGGCTACATACTCTATCCGATCTAAGATGGACGAGACTTAATGATTCATCATCTCTTCTGATCAACCATTCTGTTATTCTTGACATTTACGCGCTTAGCAAAGCATGATTGGGTGTTccgaaaattttcattggCGATGAGCTCAAGTAATGAAATGTCATTATGATATTAGTATACTTTTGTTGAAAGAACGGGCGTTCTGTACCACCAGATATACTAATACAACCTAATACTGATAACAGAGTGTTCTAAGCAGTACAAATATGGGTACTTATAGAAAAAGGTTTAATGAGAAGGCCAGATCCGGCCATATGGCTAAATTAAAGGAACTGAAAAGAATTAGGAATAAGCAGTTCACCAGACAGGATGAAAACGATGAAAAGGCGGAAAAGTCAGAGTCAGCTTCGTGTGAAAGTGGTATGACGGATTCAAATGTTAATGCAGAAATTCTTGAACCCCttactgaagaagaaaagaagatgaagaaaagaaaactacaAGAGTTATTTACACCAAAGGAATCAAAAGTTTCCaggttaaagaaaaaaaggctGGATAAGTTTATTGACCAccaattgaaaagagagGAAAGAAAGACAATTATAGGTAAACTCCAAGATTATAAGATAGATACGAGTTTGCTGACAAGCTCTAAGAGGCTAGGTGAGGGCAGGCAGactaaaaaggaagaattcaaagaagCACTGAGTTTGGAACGTCAAGGAAGAGGAAATGAACAAACAAAGGAAATATTATACGAAGAATATGAACCAAAAGTTTGGGATGAGGACGGTAGAGCGGAAAGCCATGGGGATGAGGACGAAGATGATTTCGAGGCTACCTTTGGTGCTATGGTGAAACCGACAGACAAGGATGAGAGGAAACCTTCTGGTTTTATTGATCACAGGCCAGCAAAATTTGGTGGCTTTGGTCTTGGCTTCGGATTCAACAATATAAAAGTCATAAATAAAACAAGCAAAACtccgaagaagaaatataatTGGAGACAACGTGTAGAAATGGAAGAACTGAAGAAGCATGGGAAAGAAGACGAAATGGATTTTGACACGAcatcagaagaagaggaagaggaagaggaagaggaagaagaagaagaagaagaagaagaagaagaagaagaagaagacaaaattGAGCCTAGTGGAAACACACTCGAAGAAGTCGCAGGTGCAAATAGTGAAACTGACTTAAAAGAATCTGACCAGAAAGACGTCGCTAACGAATTCAAGGACTGGGCCAATCaggaaattaaaaaaatggaaggTAGAGACCAAGAGCTAGTTACTCCTACTTTGAACATCGATTATAAACCGATCATTAGAGAGGAAGATTTAGATGATGGTCTCAACGAAACTTATATCCCAATAAATGAGAATTCCACGCGTAAAGCCTTCTATGTTGAAGTTAACAGATCagatgaaattcaaaaaacaagaattcGACTACCAGTGTTTGGTGAGGAACACAGAATTATGGAGGCTATTCATCATAACGATGTGGTAATTATTTGTGGTGAAACCGGGTCAGGTAAGACTACACAGGTCCCACAATTTTTATATGAAGCTGGGTTTGGTGCCGAAGACTCCCCCGATTACCCAGGAATGGTGGGCATAACACAACCAAGAAGAGTGGCTGCTGTGTCTATGGCTGGGCGTGTAGCAAACGAATTGGGTGACCATGGCCATAAAGTGGGATACCAAATTAGGTTTGACTCTACTACGAAAGATGACACAAAGGTCAAGTTTATGACAGATGGTGTCTTATTACGAGAAATGATGCACGATTTTAAGCTGACTAAATATTCCTCTATTATCATAGATGAAGCCCACGAAAGAAACATCAATACTGACATTTTGATTGGTATGCTGAGCCGTTGCGTTCGTTTAAGAGCCAAACAGCATGAGGAGAATCCAATCGAACACAAGAAGCTTaaacttattattatgtcAGCTACATTAAGGGTGTCAGATTTCAGTGAAAACAAAGCATTGTTCCCCATTGCACCCCCTATCTTACAAGTTGATGCAAGACAGTTTCCTGTCTCTATTCACTTTAACCGTAGAACTGCATTCAATTATACAGAAGAGGCTTTCAGAAAGACTTGTAAAATTCACCGGAAATTACCTCCTGGTGCTATATTGGTGTTTTTAACCGGTCAGCAAGAAATCACCCATATGGTAAAAAGGCTAAGAAAGGAATTtccattcaagaaaaattccaagtacaataaagaattggaaaCTCCCATTTCTAAAATGGGTATTAGCTCAAAGACAACGGATTTGGAGGTTGAGGATATAGATTTTAGTGTCCAAGTTATCGATCAAGATAAGTTCAAGAGCGCGATAAAATATGAAGACGATGAAGTTAACAACGAAAACGATGttgacgaagaagaggaggaagaagaaggattTGAGGAAGTCCTGACTGAAGGGCAAACAGCTAATGATCCCTTATATGTGCTTCCGCTTTATTCTCTATTACCAACCAAGGAACAAATGAGAGTCTTTCAGCAGCCTCCCCAAGGTTCCAGGTTGTGCATTGTTGCAACAAATGTTGCAGAAACATCGCTAACTATACCCGGGGTTAGATATGTTGTTGATTCCGGGAGGTCCAAGGAACGTAAATATAATGAATCAAATGGCGTACAGAGTTTCGAAGTTGGCTGGGTAAGTAAAGCTAGTGCCAATCAAAGAAGCGGAAGAGCTGGTCGTACTGGACCGGGCCATTGTTACCGCTTATATTCTTCTGCTGTCTTTGAGCACGATTTCGAACAATTCTCTAGACCTGAAATCTTAAGAATGCCGGTGGAGAGCATTGTGTTACAAATGAAGAGTATGGCCATTcataatattatcaattttccatttccaaCCCCTCCAGATAGAGTGGCTCTTTCCAAGGCAGTGCAATTACTGCAATATTTAGGGGCTCTTGATAATAAAGAGATGATTACTGAAGatggtaaaaaaatgagCCTTTTCCCACTTTCACCTagattttccaaaatgTTACTTGTTTCCGATGAAAAGGCCTGCCTTCCTTATATCGTGGCAATCGTTAGTGCTCTTTCAGTGGGAGATCCTTTTATCAATGAATTTGAGTTAGGAATAAACGAAATTTCCAGAAAACCAAACGCTgatgaacaagaagatgataagGACAAAGATCTTGATGAGTCAACATCAGGTATGGACCCTGAACTTAAAAAGGAATTGCGCAgtaaattttataaaagCAGGGCACAGTTTGGTAAGTTAGACAAGTTCGGTGATGTATTTCGCTTATTAAGCGTTGTAAGTGCAATGGATTATGTTCCAAGggaacaaaaagaaatatttatgaagaaaaattttttaagaGGCAAACTAATGGAAGAAATTGTCAAATTGAGAAAGCAGTTAATGTATATTATCAAGTCCAACacatcaaaagaaaacattgCCGTAGTAATTAGGAGCGAAGATTTAAAAAGTGACATTCCAAGCGTAATACAAATAAAACTATTAAAACAAATGATTTGCGCCGGTTTTGTCGACCATGTCGCCATTAGAGCAGATGTTTTATTTCCAGATGACGCCAAGATAACCAACAGAACTTCCATGATCAATATTCCTTATATTCCCGTTTTGGCTACGAGAACACCAAATATCGAGGACTGCTTTGTCTACATCCATCCAACTTCAATCTTAAATAACTTGGGGGAAATGCCACCCAAATATATGCTGTATTATTCGTTGCACGTGGGTGGAAGTAACAAAACAAGAATGAATACTTTATGTGATATCGCAAGCACTCCCCTAGCAAACATAGCAAGGAAGGGTCTTCTTTTGACATACAGTAAACCTTTGACCGGTCAAGGCTTGAAGACCGTTAATTTATCGCCTACGGAGCGGTATTGTTATGTGGTTCCTAGATTCGGATCTAAAGTTGACAATGATCTCAAGATTAGCTGGGATTTAAATCCTATAGCAGTGCATCAAAGGAAGCAAAAAGGCCAATGGACAGTCATTAAGTTTATTACCAGGAAGGGTTTCCAGGCCATTACCGgcgaagaaaataaaaaatgaatgcCCCAACATCATAGCAATAGAATGTTATAATATAAGAGCATATAGGAACAATATATTATCGCCATTGGGCTTTTTAAGTAATTGCTGACGCATAATCTACTCTCCTATTAACTCACAATGTTAAGCTAAATTTTATGGCAGGATGTCAAATGTGTCATTGTATACGGTATTAATAACTTGATacgatttttttattgaacaaaaataaGAGCAGCTCAAGCATAATAAGAGGAAACTCATCGAGCGAATTCAGAACGAATTATAGATCTATCATACTAGGTACGTTCATCAGGAGGCTTTTATAATGGAGCACAGATATAACGTGTTTAATGATACTCCGCGAGGGAACCATTGGATGGGCAGTTCTGCGTCAGGATCACCACGTCCATCCCATAGTAGTCGTCCTAATGTAAATACAACACGACGTTTCCAATATAATGACGATGAACCCGGTGAGGAAATTCGGCCTTTACGTTCGaggaaattcaaaaacacTGAAAATGAATTGAGCGATGAGAGATCTAGGATATCTGAACGCGACAGCAGAGACCGCCACATTAGTGGTGATAAGAAGGTAGATATTTATTCACTGCCCCTAATATCAACAGATGTTTTAGAAATTTCGAAACAAAGGACATTTGCggtgatattttttcttataatTCAATGTTATAAAATATATGATCTGGTAATACTTAAATCCGGATTACCACTTTCGGGTTTACTGTTTAAGAATTATCGGTTTAATTTCATATCCAAGTATTTCATTATGGATTCATTATTCCTTTATGTTTTGCCATCCTTTAACATTCCTAGACTGACTTTCAAGCCATGGATGGTGTATCTTCAGATCTTAGGTATGAT
This region includes:
- the SAS2 gene encoding histone acetyltransferase (Histone acetyltransferase (HAT) catalytic subunit of the SAS complex~similar to YMR127C); protein product: MAGSLGQPLTATAQQLKGKKNGGKGKNKPSAKIKKIRKEMLYGILNERNIRQIQFGLSKRFPTWYGSAVYFDPETKRLGCSESKGQPSSVSSGQYWLDTLFVCEYCFKYTDDRTRFVAHVAVCPFQYRAPGKIKYKSPEYTIRRVKGSKYQLFCQCLCLFTKLYLDNKSMYFKVDHYEFYIVYETGSTKPMGFFSKDLVSYQQNNLACILTFPPYQRRGLGLLLIEFSYKLSQLEGVISGPEVPLSPFGLIGYLKYWSQILCWHLIEGDLAHFDKVTLEDLSVVTGMRVSDIILTLKHLNCIGENNQIYLQSLNTWLKLHGTKGNWFKLKDEYLLIDD
- the ECM16 gene encoding ATP-dependent RNA helicase ECM16 (Essential DEAH-box ATP-dependent RNA helicase specific to U3 snoRNP~similar to YMR128W), encoding MGTYRKRFNEKARSGHMAKLKELKRIRNKQFTRQDENDEKAEKSESASCESGMTDSNVNAEILEPLTEEEKKMKKRKLQELFTPKESKVSRLKKKRLDKFIDHQLKREERKTIIGKLQDYKIDTSLLTSSKRLGEGRQTKKEEFKEALSLERQGRGNEQTKEILYEEYEPKVWDEDGRAESHGDEDEDDFEATFGAMVKPTDKDERKPSGFIDHRPAKFGGFGLGFGFNNIKVINKTSKTPKKKYNWRQRVEMEELKKHGKEDEMDFDTTSEEEEEEEEEEEEEEEEEEEEEEEDKIEPSGNTLEEVAGANSETDLKESDQKDVANEFKDWANQEIKKMEGRDQELVTPTLNIDYKPIIREEDLDDGLNETYIPINENSTRKAFYVEVNRSDEIQKTRIRLPVFGEEHRIMEAIHHNDVVIICGETGSGKTTQVPQFLYEAGFGAEDSPDYPGMVGITQPRRVAAVSMAGRVANELGDHGHKVGYQIRFDSTTKDDTKVKFMTDGVLLREMMHDFKLTKYSSIIIDEAHERNINTDILIGMLSRCVRLRAKQHEENPIEHKKLKLIIMSATLRVSDFSENKALFPIAPPILQVDARQFPVSIHFNRRTAFNYTEEAFRKTCKIHRKLPPGAILVFLTGQQEITHMVKRLRKEFPFKKNSKYNKELETPISKMGISSKTTDLEVEDIDFSVQVIDQDKFKSAIKYEDDEVNNENDVDEEEEEEEGFEEVLTEGQTANDPLYVLPLYSLLPTKEQMRVFQQPPQGSRLCIVATNVAETSLTIPGVRYVVDSGRSKERKYNESNGVQSFEVGWVSKASANQRSGRAGRTGPGHCYRLYSSAVFEHDFEQFSRPEILRMPVESIVLQMKSMAIHNIINFPFPTPPDRVALSKAVQLLQYLGALDNKEMITEDGKKMSLFPLSPRFSKMLLVSDEKACLPYIVAIVSALSVGDPFINEFELGINEISRKPNADEQEDDKDKDLDESTSGMDPELKKELRSKFYKSRAQFGKLDKFGDVFRLLSVVSAMDYVPREQKEIFMKKNFLRGKLMEEIVKLRKQLMYIIKSNTSKENIAVVIRSEDLKSDIPSVIQIKLLKQMICAGFVDHVAIRADVLFPDDAKITNRTSMINIPYIPVLATRTPNIEDCFVYIHPTSILNNLGEMPPKYMLYYSLHVGGSNKTRMNTLCDIASTPLANIARKGLLLTYSKPLTGQGLKTVNLSPTERYCYVVPRFGSKVDNDLKISWDLNPIAVHQRKQKGQWTVIKFITRKGFQAITGEENKK